The Chrysemys picta bellii isolate R12L10 chromosome 12, ASM1138683v2, whole genome shotgun sequence genome has a segment encoding these proteins:
- the LOC103306935 gene encoding uncharacterized protein LOC103306935, translated as MWWVGVFLGLFLLACPSGFLDGTSARKACPTVPVAEPEGGSVNISIPNAAYFSETSFIVQKYNASTSSWDDVIYSSDEDFQKFLSSYKETLSFSGGYFKMENVSKGAGGVYRIQDEMYRKCVAVINLTVLEPSSFPPTVSGTSSAEEEPHDETKGEEPVSWNLSTILLVVAAVVGVPLLVLLCKCGFQKARGKVSAYLPRVFNKLQPHVSQKPESPQDSQEYELPAVCGRDGDQAQRTGNRNGDPAPENGEGDLLMGVRCFTQETREKDPLGGDTGPAQETGVALQPSQD; from the exons ATGTGGTGGGTCGGTGTGTTTCTGGGGCTCTTCCTTCTAGCCTGCCCATCTGGgtttttggatggcacttcag CTCGCAAAGCTTGTCCAACTGTCCCCGTGGCTGAGCCCGAAGGCGGCTCTGTGAACATCTCCATACCGAATGCCGCCTACTTTTCAGAGACGTCTTTCATTGTGCAGAAATATAATGCCTCAACTTCGTCGTGGGACGATGTCATTTACTCCTCTGATGAGGACTTCCAAAAATTCCTCAGTTCCTACAAGGAGACACTCTCCTTTTCTGGTGGATACTTCAAGATGGAGAACGTGAGCAAAGGGGCTGGAGGAGTTTACAGGATTCAAGATGAAATGTACAGGAAGTGTGTGGCTGTCATAAACTTGACCGTGCTGG AGCCCAGCTCATTCCCACCTACTGTGTCTGGGACCTCCAGTGCTGAAGAGGAACCTCATGATGAGACCAAAGGGGAGG AGCCAGTGTCCTGGAATCTTTCCACGATTCTTCTGGTGGTGGCAGCTGTGGTGGGAGTGCCGCTGCTAGTCTTACTATGCAAATGTGGGTTTCAGAAAGCTAGAGGAAAAGTGTCTGCCTACCTGCCACGCGTCTTCAATAAGCTGCAGCCCCATGTGTCCCAGAAGCCTGAAAGTCCGCAAGATTCACAGGAATATGAGCTCCCTGCAGTGTGTGGCAGGGACGGAGACCAGGCCCAGAGAACCGGAAACAGGAATGGAGACCCAGCCCCGGAGAATGGTGAGGGAGACCTGCTAATGGGGGTGAGATGCTTCACCCAGGAAACCAGAGAAAAGGATCCATTAGGTGGGGACACAGGCCCAGCCCAGGAAACTGGAGTAGCGTTGCAACCCTCCCAGGATTGa